One part of the Triplophysa dalaica isolate WHDGS20190420 chromosome 25, ASM1584641v1, whole genome shotgun sequence genome encodes these proteins:
- the zgc:63863 gene encoding TBC1 domain family member 20 → MKRVRKRPQGNESRATVRRNEEQLSWKKRKLVDIHQALNSDPVDIDTLRQAAGSEGGLLTDDIRRKVWPKLLSVNVYNLPAKPSKDVREGHKDHRQVVLDVRRSMRRFPKGMRLDERGVLQEQLIDIILDVLRRNPQLHYYQGYHDFTVTFLLVVGERLTIALMEKLSNHHLRDFMDPTMDSTKHILNYLMPILERVDPELHDFMIRAEVGTIFALSWLITWYGYVLSDFRHVLRLYDFFLASHPLMAVYFAAVIVLYRKEEVKSSECDMPSVHHLLSKMPQDLPYEDLIGRAQSLFESCPPSLLAQSAALQSHSIIAISSFKDFQRSTLQQRPDAVLRKQLQKRHEDHLALPMNTPNQFLKMAVWGLSATLGAAALAVAQTAMNWAPEFLSQLF, encoded by the exons ATGAAAAGGGTGAGAAAGAGACCTCAGGGTAACGAATCCCGAGCGACTGTGAGGAGAAATGAAG AACAATTGTCCTGGAAGAAACGGAAGCTTGTGGATATCCATCAGGCCCTCAACAGTGACCCGGTGGACATCGACACCCTGCGGCAGGCGGCTGGGAGTGAGGGTGGTTTGCTGACGGATGACATCAGAAGAAAAGTTTGGCCCAAACTCCTCAGTGTCAATGTCTACAATCTGCCTGCTAAACCCT CTAAAGATGTCCGCGAGGGCCACAAAGACCACAGGCAGGTGGTGCTTGATGTCAGGAGATCGATGCGCCGCTTCCCAAAGG GCATGCGTCTGGACGAAAGGGGGGTTCTCCAGGAGCAGCTGATTGACATCATTCTGGATGTTTTGAGGAGGAACCCTCAGCTGCACTATTATCAGGGATATCATGACTTCACCGTGACCTTCCTGCTGGTGGTGGGAGAAAGACTGACCATTGCGCTCATGGAAAAACTGTCCAATCACCATCTCAG AGACTTCATGGACCCCACTATGGACAGCACAAAGCACATCTTGAACTACCTGATGCCCATTCTGGAGCGTGTGGACCCTGAACTCCATGACTTCATGATCAG GGCCGAGGTGGGCACTATCTTCGCCCTGAGCTGGCTGATCACATGGTACGGCTATGTTCTGTCCGACTTCAGACACGTTCTGCGGCTCTATGATTTCTTCCTGGCCTCTCATCCGCTCATGGCCGTTTACTTTGCCGCTGTG attgTGTTGTACAGAAAGGAGGAGGTGAAGAGCAGCGAGTGTGATATGCCCAGCGTTCATCACCTGTTGTCAAAGATGCCTCAGGATCTGCCGTACGAGGATCTGATTGGTCGAGCTCAGAGTCTGTTCGAGAGCTGCCCGCCTTCTCTGCTCGCCCAGTCCGCAGCTCTGCAGTCACACAGCAT AATCGCCATCAGCAGCTTTAAGGACTTCCAGAGATCAACGCTGCAGCAGCGCCCAGACGCCGTACTGCGAAAGCAGCTCCAGAAACGCCACGAAGACCATCTAGCCCTTCCCATGAACACTCCTAACCAGTTTTTAAAAATGGCGGTGTGGGGTCTGTCGGCCACGCTGGGGGCGGCGGCGCTGGCTGTGGCCCAGACGGCTATGAACTGGGCTCCTGAGTTCCTCTCACAGCTCTTCTGA